In Buchnera aphidicola (Floraphis choui), the genomic stretch TTGTACTCAAAACTTTGTATTGTCAAAAATGATAGTAGATATTAATGTTCAAACATAGCAGATATAGATTCTTCATTGCTAATTCTACGAATAGCTTCTGCTAACATTCCAGCTAATGTTAGAGTCCTAACATTGGAAAGCATTTGAATGGTTGTTGGTAAAGGAATTGTGTCACATACTATTACTTCATCAATATTTGAATTTTTTAAATTTTTAGCTGCATTTCCTGAAAAAATAGGATGTGTTGCATATGCAAACACTCGCTTTGCTCCTCTATCTTTTAGTGCTTCGGCTGCTTTACATAATGTTCCACCTGTATCAATCATATCGTCTACTAAAATACAATCGCGATTAGCAACATCTCCGATTATATGCATGACTTGAGATACATTAGTATTAGGTCTTCGTTTATCAATAATCGCCATATCTGTATCGTGCAATAGTTTTGCAATAGCTCTAGCTCTAACTACTCCTCCAATGTCTGGAGAGACAATTATAGGATTTTTAAGATCTATTTGTAACATATCTTCTAACAGAATTAAGCTTCCAAATACATTATCAACAGGAACATCAAAAAATCCTTGAATTTGTTCAGCATGAAGATCTACTGTTAGTACTCGATCTATTCCAATACTAGAAAAAAAATCAGCGATTACTTTTGCAGTAATTGGAACTCGAGATGATCGAACTCGACGATCTTGTCTAGCGTATCCAAAATAAGGAATGACAGCTGTAATTCGCCCCGCAGATGCTCGTCTTAAAGCGTCTACCATTACAATTAGCTCCATAAGATTATCGTTAGTAGGATAACATGTGGATTGAATGATAAATACATCATTTCCACGAACATTTTCGTTAATTTGAACACTAATTTCGCCATCACTAAATTTTCCAACTAATGCATTTCCTAATTTCATGTATAATCTGTTGGCAATAGACTTTGCTAAATTTGGAACAGAATTTCCAGAAAATAATTTCATATCAGGCACGAGAAAACCTCAGTATGTAAGATATAATCTTGATAATTATAATATTAAAATATAGAGTTTAAAATAAATAATATGATTTCAATTGTCTATTTAATATTGAAGTATTAGTACTACTTGCAATAAATCCATAAACGTTTTTAGGTAGTATTGAAAGAATTTTATTTGCATCTTGTTTTGAATGAAATTCAGAAAAAATACAAGATCCTGTTCCTGTTATACGAGAAGGTGCATATTGAGACAACCATGCAATTAAATTATTTATTTTATAAAATTTTTGTTTTATAAGCTTTTCACAATCGTTTTTAAATGGATCCTTCAATAATGAATTAATACATTTTTTTGGAGAGTTTCTTATTAATTGTGGATGAGAAAAAATTTGTTTAGTAGAGATTTTAATTTTTGGATAAGTAATCAAGTACCATCGTTTTTTTGTTGTTATAGGATGTAGTATATTCCCTATACCCTCTGCTATTGATGTTTTTCCTATTATGAATAAAGGAATATCTGCTCCTAACTCTTTCCCGATGTTTATTAATTGTGAAGGTTTAAATTTTATATTCCATAATTCGTTTAATGTAAGTAAAATTGTTGCAGCATTAGATGATCCTCCTCCTAATCCTCCTCCTATTGGTATATTTTTTTTTATATAAATGTTAGCTCCCAATTTTGATGAATAATTTTTTAAGCTTCGTGCTTTTTTTTTAGTAATTTTGCAGCATGAATAATTATATTTTGAGAATGAGGTATATGAGGTATATATGTTAATAAATTTATATTTCCACTATTATTTGGAGTTATATGTATTATATCTCCATAATTTAGTAATTGAAATAGTGTTTGAATATTATGATAACCATCAGAACGCATTTCTGTAATATTTAAAAAAAGATTGATTTTTGCTGGAGAAAACCAAATAGTTTGCATTACTTTAAAATCCACTTATTAATATATAAAATGATAGAATTCTATTCTTGTACTATTTTAATTAAATTTGGAAAAAATGGAATAGTTTTATTTTTATAATATAAATATGTAATGCTTCATAGTTTTTTATAAATATATTTCTATGTTCTTAGATAAGAATATTTTTTAAAAGTATATTTATGTATTTCGTCAGGTAACTTAGTAATCCATTGGTTAAAATAGTTTAATGGTATAATTAAACCGGTTATTTTTAATAAAGTTATTTCTGGCTTTTTACTAATAGATAGTAACTTTTTGTTATCTATAACTTGAAGGGTATTTTCAATAATAATTTTGAATTATATTTGCCTAATGAGATCAATAAATATTATTGAATAGTGTTGGAGGGAAGATTGTTCAAAATAGCTGAAAATTTTAATTCGATTTGACAAAAATAATAAACAACTATTAATTTGAATATTATTTATTTTTTTGAGATCGTGTTGTTGATTATTCCATAAATAATTATTTTTTAATATTTTAGGTATTATAGAACAGGTATTATTTAATAAACTGAGTGTTATAATAAAAAATTTTTAGATTGTATATGATAAAAAAATAACATATTTTAATTATATTATAATAAATTTTATTTTTTTAAAACATGAGTTATTAATTAAAAATCAATTTTAAATAATTTATTTTAAGTTTTAAATTTAAAAAAGTATATTATGTATATAATTATTTTGAGACTAATTGAATAAAAGGCATATCAAAAAATGAAAAGTTCTATTCTAAAAAAATTAGAAGCTTTACATAAAAGATATAAAGAAATAGAGCTTATGTTGTCTGATGTTAATATCTCTTCTGATCAAGATGCATTATGTAAGTTATCTAAGGAATACTTAAAATTATCTGATATTAATCGTTGTTTCGTTAATTGGAAAAAAAATGAAGATAATAAGAATGCAGTTATGAATTTATTAAAAGATGTTGAATTTAGTGATATAGCTGAAGAAGAGCTAAAAATACTTCATTCTAAAAAAATTGAATTAGAGCGAAAATTAGAAACATTATTATTACCTAACGATCTATTTGATAACAAAAGTTGTTTTATTGAAATTAGAGCGGCAACAGGTGGAGATGAAGCTGCTATATTTGCTGGTAATTTATTTAAAATGTATATTAGATATTCAGAAATACGTAATTGGAAAACAGAAATTATAAATATTACTAATAGTGATCAGGGTGGATTTAAAGATATAATAATTCAAGTTACTGGAAAAGGAGTATGCGGAAGATTAAAATTTGAATCTGGAGGTCATAGAGTTCAAAGAGTACCAAAAACAGAATCTCAAGGTAGAATTCATACTTCAACATGTACAGTAGCAATTATTCCTGTAGTTCCAGAAAAAGAAATAGAAAGCATTAATTTTAATGATTTAAAAATTGATACTTTTAGATCTTCTGGAGCAGGAGGACAGCATGTAAACACTACAGATTCTGCTATTAGAATTACGCATATCCCAACTGGTCATGTAGTAGAGTGTCAAGACGAACGTTCTCAGCATAAAAATAAAGCCAAAGCATTATCTGTTTTAGTTTCACGTATTCAGGCGACACAATTATCTCAACGTCGTGAAGAAAATGCTGTTATGCGTCGTGGTCTTTTAGGTAGTGGAACACGTTCAGATCGAAATAGAACATATAACTTTTCAAAGAATAGGGTAACTGATCATAGAATTAATTTAGTATTATATTCTTTAGATAAAATATTAAATGGAAATTTAGATTTATTGATTGAACCGATTATTCAAGAATATCAAGCTAATTATTTGTCTAATTTTTATAAAAGTACTGATAATGAATATTGAATCTTGGTTAAATTTAGCAATTTTACAACTTAATAATTTAGATAATATTAATTCTAGATTAGATGCAGAAGTATTATTAAGCCATATTTTGAATAGAAGTATTAGTTGGATAATCTGTAATAATTCTTATATTATATCTGATAATGACCTTAAACAATTAAATAATTTAATAAAACGTAGGTTAAATAGTGAACCTATTGCTTATTTAATTGGAAAAAAGGAATTTTGGTCCTTATCTTTAATTGTATCACGTTCAACTTTAATACCTCGCCCGGATACTGAAATTTTAGTAGAACAAGCGTTAATGAGATTAGAAAATACTAATTTTAAGACAGTATTAGATTTAGGAACAGGTTGTGGCTGCATAGCATTAGCTTTAGCTAGTATGAAATCGAATTGTTACGTTATAGGAATAGATTGTATACAAGAGTCTATTAATATAGCAAGGAAAAATGCAGAAAATTTACATTTAGACAATATTACGTTTTTTAATAGCTTTTGGTTTTCTTCTGTTAATCGGAAGTTTGATATTATTGTTAGTAATCCTCCTTATATTAGTTTGAAAGAAATTGATATTTTAGAAAAAGAATTATTATTTGAACCGATGATAGCGTTAATTTCTACAAGTAGTGGATTAGGTTCTATTAATTATATTATCAAAAGATCTAAAAAATATTTAAATAATAAAGGTTGGTTATTAATAGAACATAGCTGGATGCAAAAGGTACGAGTACAAAAATTATTTAAGAAATATGGTTTTATAAATATAATTACTTATCCAGATTATTCTGGACATGATAGGATTACTGTAGGTCAGAAATGATAAATTTGAATTTTATTATTTTGATACAATAACTATATAGTTGCTTTTAATGAATTACAATTATTTCATGTTATAATGATTTTACGTTGATATATAATTAAATAATCATATTTAGTATTATTACTAAATAATAAATGTTTATTATAAAATTTTCTTGGAAATGATATGACTTCTTTTTTTAGTTGTGATATTTCTAAATTACCGTTATGCGAATCTATTATTGCTACATTACGTCTTATTCGGTTAGATTTTCCTGCTGATATTGTTATTAAAGAATTAAAAAATAGAGTAGAAGAAGCTAGATCTTATATAGAATCTGAAAAAAATATACATTATAAATTAAAAAAATTAATAGAACTATTTTATGATCATTGGAAATTTGGTGGAGCTACTGGAATTTATAAGTTATCTGATGTT encodes the following:
- a CDS encoding ribose-phosphate pyrophosphokinase, with translation MPDMKLFSGNSVPNLAKSIANRLYMKLGNALVGKFSDGEISVQINENVRGNDVFIIQSTCYPTNDNLMELIVMVDALRRASAGRITAVIPYFGYARQDRRVRSSRVPITAKVIADFFSSIGIDRVLTVDLHAEQIQGFFDVPVDNVFGSLILLEDMLQIDLKNPIIVSPDIGGVVRARAIAKLLHDTDMAIIDKRRPNTNVSQVMHIIGDVANRDCILVDDMIDTGGTLCKAAEALKDRGAKRVFAYATHPIFSGNAAKNLKNSNIDEVIVCDTIPLPTTIQMLSNVRTLTLAGMLAEAIRRISNEESISAMFEH
- the prfA gene encoding peptide chain release factor 1, with product MKSSILKKLEALHKRYKEIELMLSDVNISSDQDALCKLSKEYLKLSDINRCFVNWKKNEDNKNAVMNLLKDVEFSDIAEEELKILHSKKIELERKLETLLLPNDLFDNKSCFIEIRAATGGDEAAIFAGNLFKMYIRYSEIRNWKTEIINITNSDQGGFKDIIIQVTGKGVCGRLKFESGGHRVQRVPKTESQGRIHTSTCTVAIIPVVPEKEIESINFNDLKIDTFRSSGAGGQHVNTTDSAIRITHIPTGHVVECQDERSQHKNKAKALSVLVSRIQATQLSQRREENAVMRRGLLGSGTRSDRNRTYNFSKNRVTDHRINLVLYSLDKILNGNLDLLIEPIIQEYQANYLSNFYKSTDNEY
- the prmC gene encoding peptide chain release factor N(5)-glutamine methyltransferase gives rise to the protein MNIESWLNLAILQLNNLDNINSRLDAEVLLSHILNRSISWIICNNSYIISDNDLKQLNNLIKRRLNSEPIAYLIGKKEFWSLSLIVSRSTLIPRPDTEILVEQALMRLENTNFKTVLDLGTGCGCIALALASMKSNCYVIGIDCIQESINIARKNAENLHLDNITFFNSFWFSSVNRKFDIIVSNPPYISLKEIDILEKELLFEPMIALISTSSGLGSINYIIKRSKKYLNNKGWLLIEHSWMQKVRVQKLFKKYGFINIITYPDYSGHDRITVGQK